In the genome of Gadus morhua chromosome 12, gadMor3.0, whole genome shotgun sequence, one region contains:
- the LOC115555505 gene encoding membralin-like: MIYFFHHYELPAILQQIRIQELLLQNQQAGAANQTALQDNLNNNTHPAPPPGAPPPGAAPPAAPAPLQPAAPAPLQPAAPVPAPPGLDWVAQTAAIITEVLNSSGPTHHPPSPAHSPPGPAHNPGGLGNRGAGSEFGMGEGGGSEDKSVGGASSSTELSTPSPCPSPPIGEPLSISPSPQPTDWLATPLRQSSATDNDQTETPALC; this comes from the coding sequence ATGATCTACTTCTTCCACCACTACGAGCTTCCTGCCATCCTGCAGCAGATCCGCAtccaggagctgctgctgcagaaccAGCAGGCGGGCGCGGCCAACCAGACCGCCCTGCAGGACAACCTCAACAACAACACGcaccctgcccccccgcccggggccccgccccccggggcAGCCCCGCccgcagcccccgcccccctccagcccgcggcccccgcccctctccagcCCGCGGCCCccgtccccgcccccccagggCTGGACTGGGTCGCCCAGACGGCCGCAATCATCACAGAGGTTCTCAACTCCTCTggccccacccaccacccaccaagccccgcccacagcccacctggccccgcccacaaCCCAGGAGGTCTCGGGAacaggggggcggggtcagagttcgggatgggggagggaggagggtcaGAAGATAAAAGTGTAGGCGGAGCTAGTAGCAGCACAGAGCTGTCGACCCCGTCCCCATGCCCTAGTCCTCCAATAGGAGAGCCTTTAAGCATAAGCCCCTCCCCTCAACCCACAGACTGGCTGGCCACACCCCTCAGACAAAGCTCTGCCACAGACAATGACCAGACGGAGACCCCCGCCCTCTGCTGA
- the wdr18 gene encoding WD repeat-containing protein 18 isoform X1, which produces MSAPMEVIVSTDSSSLLWNCTVSDLHSGANLVSYRGGNTSARGLAVLDDRWLLGAQLGKNFINVWEIQRKDQLLQRMVCPGVVTCLTAAPNGLFLAAGIAEALYLWEVSTGGLLAVLNRHYQDVSCVKFTDDSSHLITGGKDNLALVWRLASVVQLDQGCSPEPLHVLSRHSLPVTDLHCGLMGPQARLATASLDQTVKLWELGSGELLLSILFDVSIMSVTLDPCEYFLFCGGSDGNIFQVSLCSQSLSRDKTFQSESDGNQVFKGHRNLVSCLSVSMDGTLLLSGSHDETMRLWDVQSRQSLRCSAQKGQVTTCSIMAAPANMLVPLGASATPLPRLSRHLASSQHAEGPDSGDVCLRLGLHTQEEESYLQKAEKLFSTMTAITDKRVGDEDGSRVRLAELEEEVRTLKKVNKDLYSFSAHLLT; this is translated from the exons ATGTCAGCGCCCATGGAAGTGATCGTGAGCACGGACTCGTCCTCCCTGCTGTGGAACTGCACGGTGTCGGACCTCCACTCCGGGGCCAACCTGGTCTCCTACCGGGGGGGAAACACCTCGGCCCGTGGCCTGGCCGTCCTAGACGACCGGTGGCTCCTGGGGGCCCAACTGGGCAAGAACTTCATCAACGTGTGGGAGATACAAAGGAAG GACCAGCTGCTGCAGAGGATGGTGTGTCCCGGGGTTGTGACCTGTCTGACCGCCGCCCCCAACGGACTGTTCCTCGCCGCCGGGATCGCAGAGGCCCTCTACCTGTGGGAG GTGTCGACGGGCGGCCTCCTGGCGGTCCTCAACAGACACTACCAGGACGTCAGCTGTGTGAAGTTCACCGATGACTCCTCCCACCTCATCACCGGAGGCAAAGACAACCTGGCCCTGGTGTGGCGCCTCGCCag TGTGGTGCAGCTGGACCAGGGCTGCAGCCCCGAGCCTCTCCACGTGCTGTCCCGCCACTCCCTCCCCGTCACCGACCTCCACTGTGGGCTGATGGGGCCACAGGCCCGGCTGGCCACAGCCTCGCTGGACCAGACCGTCAAG CTGTGGGAGCTGGGCTCAGGAGAGCTGCTCTTGTCGATCCTGTTTGACGTCAGCATCATGTCGGTGACCCTGGATCCCTGCGAGTACTTCCTGTTCTGTGGAGGAAGTGATGGAAACATCTTCCAGGTGTCCCTGTGTAGTCAG AGTTTAAGCCGAGATAAAACGTTCCAGTCAGAAAGCGACGGCAACCAGGTGTTCAAAGGACACAG GAACCTGGTGAGCTGTCTGTCGGTGTCGATGGACGGGACGCTCCTCCTGTCGGGGTCCCACGACGAGACAATGCGGCTCTGGGACGTCCAGAGCAGGCAGAGCCTTCGCTGCTCCGCCCAgaaag GTCAGGTGACCACCTGCTCCATCATGGCCGCCCCGGCCAACATGCTGGTCCCTCTGGGGGCGTCGGCCACGCCCCTGCCGCGCCTCAGCCGGCACCTGGCGTCCTCCCAGCACGCCGAGGGGCCCGACTCCGGAGACGTCTGCCTGCGCCTCGGCCtccacacacag gaggaggagtcgtATCTTCAGAAAGCAGAGAAGCTCTTCTCCACCATGACGGCCATCACGGACAAA CGGGTGGGGGATGAGGACGGCTCCAGGGTGCGTCTGgccgagctggaggaggaggtccgcACCCTGAAGAAGGTCAACAAGGACCTCTACAGCTTCTCCGCCCACCTCCtcacctga
- the wdr18 gene encoding WD repeat-containing protein 18 isoform X2 codes for MSAPMEVIVSTDSSSLLWNCTVSDLHSGANLVSYRGGNTSARGLAVLDDRWLLGAQLGKNFINVWEIQRKDQLLQRMVCPGVVTCLTAAPNGLFLAAGIAEALYLWEVSTGGLLAVLNRHYQDVSCVKFTDDSSHLITGGKDNLALVWRLASVVQLDQGCSPEPLHVLSRHSLPVTDLHCGLMGPQARLATASLDQTVKLWELGSGELLLSILFDVSIMSVTLDPCEYFLFCGGSDGNIFQVSLCSQSLSRDKTFQSESDGNQVFKGHRNLVSCLSVSMDGTLLLSGSHDETMRLWDVQSRQSLRCSAQKGQVTTCSIMAAPANMLVPLGASATPLPRLSRHLASSQHAEGPDSGDVCLRLGLHTQEEESYLQKAEKLFSTMTAITDKVGDEDGSRVRLAELEEEVRTLKKVNKDLYSFSAHLLT; via the exons ATGTCAGCGCCCATGGAAGTGATCGTGAGCACGGACTCGTCCTCCCTGCTGTGGAACTGCACGGTGTCGGACCTCCACTCCGGGGCCAACCTGGTCTCCTACCGGGGGGGAAACACCTCGGCCCGTGGCCTGGCCGTCCTAGACGACCGGTGGCTCCTGGGGGCCCAACTGGGCAAGAACTTCATCAACGTGTGGGAGATACAAAGGAAG GACCAGCTGCTGCAGAGGATGGTGTGTCCCGGGGTTGTGACCTGTCTGACCGCCGCCCCCAACGGACTGTTCCTCGCCGCCGGGATCGCAGAGGCCCTCTACCTGTGGGAG GTGTCGACGGGCGGCCTCCTGGCGGTCCTCAACAGACACTACCAGGACGTCAGCTGTGTGAAGTTCACCGATGACTCCTCCCACCTCATCACCGGAGGCAAAGACAACCTGGCCCTGGTGTGGCGCCTCGCCag TGTGGTGCAGCTGGACCAGGGCTGCAGCCCCGAGCCTCTCCACGTGCTGTCCCGCCACTCCCTCCCCGTCACCGACCTCCACTGTGGGCTGATGGGGCCACAGGCCCGGCTGGCCACAGCCTCGCTGGACCAGACCGTCAAG CTGTGGGAGCTGGGCTCAGGAGAGCTGCTCTTGTCGATCCTGTTTGACGTCAGCATCATGTCGGTGACCCTGGATCCCTGCGAGTACTTCCTGTTCTGTGGAGGAAGTGATGGAAACATCTTCCAGGTGTCCCTGTGTAGTCAG AGTTTAAGCCGAGATAAAACGTTCCAGTCAGAAAGCGACGGCAACCAGGTGTTCAAAGGACACAG GAACCTGGTGAGCTGTCTGTCGGTGTCGATGGACGGGACGCTCCTCCTGTCGGGGTCCCACGACGAGACAATGCGGCTCTGGGACGTCCAGAGCAGGCAGAGCCTTCGCTGCTCCGCCCAgaaag GTCAGGTGACCACCTGCTCCATCATGGCCGCCCCGGCCAACATGCTGGTCCCTCTGGGGGCGTCGGCCACGCCCCTGCCGCGCCTCAGCCGGCACCTGGCGTCCTCCCAGCACGCCGAGGGGCCCGACTCCGGAGACGTCTGCCTGCGCCTCGGCCtccacacacag gaggaggagtcgtATCTTCAGAAAGCAGAGAAGCTCTTCTCCACCATGACGGCCATCACGGACAAA GTGGGGGATGAGGACGGCTCCAGGGTGCGTCTGgccgagctggaggaggaggtccgcACCCTGAAGAAGGTCAACAAGGACCTCTACAGCTTCTCCGCCCACCTCCtcacctga
- the reep6 gene encoding receptor expression-enhancing protein 6, with translation MGFAEILGGLRERAERLLTEPSPLSAVLGRLEESTGVRRKILALGAVSLTGLYLVYGYGASLLCNLIGFVYPAYYSVKAIESENKEDDTKWLTYWVVYGVFSLGEFFSDIFLYWFPFYYAFKCLFLLWCMAPVAWNGSQVIYNRVVRPLFLRHEAAVDGMMNDLSGKAMSAAEAMTREVLCTLVKNQSLLTPPSAQMGRDPQKSLPSPADPQPDPRTDTPPERPPFLG, from the exons ATGGGGTTCGCGGAGATCCTCGGGGGGCTGCGGGAGCGCGCGGAGCGGCTCCTCACGGAGCCCAGCCCGCTGAGCGCCGTCCTGGGACGGCTGGAGGAGAGCACCGGCGTGAGGAGGAAGATCCTGGCCCTCG GGGCAGTGTCTCTAACTGGACTCTATCTGGTTTATGGATACGGAGCCTCTCTCCTTTGTAACCTCATCGGCTTCGTCTATCCTGCGTATTACTC TGTGAAGGCCATCGAGAGTGAGAACAAAGAGGACGACACCAAGTGGCTGACCTACTGGGTGGTCTACGGGGTCTTCAGTCTGGGGGAGTTCTTCTCTGATATCTTCCTCTACTGGTTCCCCTTCTACTATGCCTTCAAG TGCCTGTTCCTGCTGTGGTGCATGGCCCCGGTGGCGTGGAACGGCTCCCAGGTGATCTACAACCGGGTGGTGCGGCCGTTATTCCTGCGCCACGAGGCCGCGGTGGACGGCATGATGAACGACCTCAGTGGGAAGGCCATGAGCGCCGCCGAGGCCATGACCAGAGAAG TACTTTGTACTCTGGTGAAGAACCAGTCTCTGTTGACCCCGCCTTCAGCCCAGATGGGCCGGGACCCCCAGAAGAGCTTACCCAGCCCGGCGGACCCCCAACCGGACCCCCGCACGGACACCCCGCCTGAACGCCCC CCGTTTCTGGGCTAA